The proteins below come from a single Paracoccus sp. SCSIO 75233 genomic window:
- a CDS encoding efflux RND transporter periplasmic adaptor subunit has product MKQFRILWRASFFGLTVATSSFAQQPGGDMPPPAVTVVTLEAQDVTLTSSLPGRVVASAVAELRPQVSGIITDRLFEEGSVVTEGDPLYRIDPRSYEAAVAQAEAALAQAQAQADAATREADRVAALRDRAVASQQTEDSAIATRDAALASVQAAEARLQAAQIDLSRTTITAPLDGVIGLAQTSKGALVTASQATPLAVIRSIDPVQVDVTQSAAEIVRWQRQGATASLPHGSDTTVTLRLADGSTYDQTASLTGAEPQVDETTGVVTLRMEVANPDKLLLPGMYVLADIPQAELTGMILAPQEGVTRDRRGRPVAYVVNAENIVEERMLDIIQDRGNAWVVRDGLADGDRIIVAGFQRIGPGMPVTPEERQDAPPEGAAAQQGGNAAEGGAAGQAPADDAAAAPAEAEPAAQDGEAPAEGGAEAAEAGTEN; this is encoded by the coding sequence ATGAAACAGTTTCGTATCCTTTGGCGCGCATCGTTTTTCGGGCTGACCGTCGCAACGTCATCGTTCGCCCAGCAACCCGGTGGTGACATGCCGCCGCCTGCGGTCACAGTGGTGACACTGGAGGCGCAGGACGTCACGCTGACATCCAGCCTGCCCGGACGTGTCGTCGCCTCCGCCGTGGCGGAGCTGCGCCCGCAGGTAAGCGGAATCATCACCGACCGGCTGTTCGAAGAAGGCAGCGTCGTCACCGAGGGCGATCCGCTGTACCGGATCGACCCCCGCAGCTACGAGGCGGCAGTGGCGCAGGCCGAAGCTGCCCTTGCACAGGCACAGGCGCAGGCCGATGCCGCCACGCGTGAGGCGGACCGTGTCGCCGCGCTGCGCGACCGCGCCGTTGCCAGCCAGCAGACCGAAGACAGCGCGATTGCAACGCGGGACGCGGCACTTGCGTCGGTTCAGGCTGCGGAAGCACGGTTGCAGGCCGCCCAGATCGACCTCAGCCGGACCACGATCACGGCACCGCTGGACGGGGTGATCGGTCTGGCGCAGACCTCGAAAGGGGCGCTGGTGACGGCAAGTCAGGCCACCCCGCTGGCCGTGATTCGCAGCATTGACCCGGTGCAGGTCGACGTTACCCAGTCGGCGGCAGAGATCGTGCGCTGGCAGCGTCAGGGTGCGACGGCATCGTTGCCGCATGGCAGCGATACGACCGTGACCTTGCGGCTGGCAGATGGGTCGACCTATGACCAGACCGCCTCACTCACCGGGGCGGAACCGCAGGTGGACGAAACGACCGGCGTCGTGACGCTGCGAATGGAGGTCGCCAACCCCGACAAGCTGCTGCTGCCGGGCATGTATGTGCTGGCCGATATTCCGCAGGCGGAGCTGACCGGCATGATCCTTGCCCCGCAGGAGGGCGTGACCCGCGACCGGCGGGGACGCCCGGTCGCCTATGTGGTGAATGCTGAAAATATCGTCGAAGAGCGGATGCTGGACATCATTCAGGATCGCGGCAACGCGTGGGTGGTGCGCGACGGTCTGGCTGATGGCGACCGCATCATCGTTGCCGGGTTCCAGCGGATCGGCCCCGGTATGCCGGTGACGCCGGAGGAACGGCAGGATGCGCCGCCCGAGGGCGCAGCAGCCCAGCAGGGTGGCAACGCAGCTGAGGGCGGCGCGGCAGGACAAGCCCCCGCCGATGACGCCGCAGCAGCACCGGCAGAGGCCGAACCCGCCGCACAGGATGGCGAAGCGCCCGCCGAAGGCGGAGCGGAAGCCGCCGAAGCCGGCACCGAAAACTGA
- a CDS encoding DUF934 domain-containing protein, whose protein sequence is MPAEAAPAAFEPVEGQPVIVRDEGFASDDFAGEILDLDSDTDLDEANVNFREAPMIRIAFPSFTDGRGFTLARRLRVAGYKGRLRAAGHVIADQFPMARRSGFDEVEIDADLARRQPFEQWKGAANVAPSYLNRLGRRAS, encoded by the coding sequence ATGCCCGCCGAGGCCGCGCCAGCCGCTTTCGAGCCCGTTGAGGGGCAGCCGGTGATCGTCCGGGACGAGGGGTTCGCATCCGATGATTTCGCGGGCGAGATCCTCGATCTGGACAGCGACACCGATCTGGACGAGGCGAATGTGAACTTCCGCGAAGCGCCGATGATCCGCATTGCCTTCCCGAGCTTCACCGACGGGCGCGGCTTCACGCTGGCGCGGCGGTTGCGGGTTGCGGGCTACAAGGGCCGGCTGCGCGCTGCGGGTCACGTCATTGCGGATCAGTTCCCGATGGCGCGCCGCTCTGGCTTCGATGAGGTGGAGATCGACGCCGATCTTGCCCGCCGACAGCCGTTCGAGCAGTGGAAAGGTGCCGCCAATGTCGCGCCATCCTATCTGAACAGGCTGGGCCGTCGCGCATCCTGA
- a CDS encoding Lrp/AsnC family transcriptional regulator, whose protein sequence is MNETSEKKLRLDPLDRKILTELQADASQSLDDIARKIGSSKTPVWNRIRKLKDAGVITRQTVILDPDAVDLGTCFFVLIRTSEHEAGWQQKFLSALQSRPEVLEAHRLAGEIDYIVKLRVSDARAYDAFYQALIAEVKIFNVTALLSMEELKSTTLLPV, encoded by the coding sequence ATGAACGAGACGAGCGAAAAGAAACTCCGCCTTGATCCGCTCGACAGGAAAATCCTGACCGAGCTACAGGCCGATGCAAGCCAGTCGCTGGACGATATTGCCCGCAAGATCGGGTCATCGAAAACCCCGGTCTGGAACCGGATCCGCAAGCTGAAAGATGCGGGCGTGATCACCCGGCAGACGGTCATTCTGGACCCGGACGCGGTCGATCTGGGCACCTGTTTCTTCGTGCTGATCCGCACCAGCGAGCATGAGGCGGGATGGCAGCAGAAATTCCTGTCGGCCCTGCAATCCCGGCCCGAGGTGCTGGAGGCACACCGGCTGGCGGGGGAGATCGATTACATCGTGAAGCTGCGTGTCTCCGACGCGCGCGCCTATGATGCGTTTTATCAGGCCCTGATCGCCGAGGTGAAGATTTTCAACGTGACGGCGCTGCTGTCGATGGAAGAGTTGAAATCGACGACATTGCTGCCGGTTTGA
- a CDS encoding saccharopine dehydrogenase C-terminal domain-containing protein encodes MTTIHWVHAGPDALHGLKHLMQRKAELAVWADQSASLPGVPADIQRPYEPEALWQAVQPGDIVVAPRPTDLAIARLAMDRGAHLAVGWHVSRSLREAVEGCAEKGLSVLAEVGMVPGIDHLMARDLVNEYRQVAQPADRLHFTCYGGGLPKFPDNFRHKFNISPLSLLNSLATPASWIENGEVRRAEFPFDVIRAYDLNLPTPERHQVYPTYDVAPYLVAYGFDESWNIVTAQRGAIRLKGWDEGWAEVFARLRESGKDQAALAKQAKELWAEHPFAEGEADRMVLSVSLRAEQDGNTRWHKEWVMDTTGGRHGFARFRLNALVMALAAEALQRGAIAPGLHIGPTDPELIAAWLVEITHEAGYSRRIDHMREKGASIGLAS; translated from the coding sequence ATGACGACGATTCACTGGGTCCATGCCGGACCGGACGCATTGCACGGGCTGAAACATCTGATGCAGAGGAAAGCCGAACTGGCGGTCTGGGCCGATCAGTCGGCCTCATTGCCGGGTGTGCCCGCCGATATTCAACGCCCTTATGAGCCGGAGGCGCTGTGGCAGGCGGTTCAACCGGGTGACATCGTCGTCGCACCACGCCCGACCGATCTGGCGATTGCACGGCTGGCGATGGATCGCGGGGCGCATCTTGCGGTCGGCTGGCATGTCTCTCGCTCGCTGCGCGAGGCGGTTGAGGGCTGTGCTGAGAAGGGTCTGTCCGTCCTGGCCGAGGTCGGGATGGTGCCGGGGATCGATCACCTCATGGCGCGCGATCTGGTCAACGAATATCGTCAGGTCGCACAACCGGCGGACCGGCTTCATTTCACCTGCTACGGCGGCGGGTTGCCAAAGTTTCCGGATAATTTCCGCCATAAGTTCAATATTTCTCCGCTTTCGCTGCTCAATTCGCTCGCCACGCCCGCCTCGTGGATCGAAAATGGCGAGGTCAGGCGGGCGGAATTCCCGTTCGACGTGATCCGCGCCTATGACCTGAACCTGCCAACGCCGGAGCGGCATCAGGTTTACCCCACCTATGACGTCGCGCCTTATCTTGTGGCTTATGGATTTGACGAAAGCTGGAATATCGTCACGGCGCAGCGCGGCGCGATCCGGCTGAAGGGCTGGGACGAGGGCTGGGCAGAGGTTTTCGCGCGGCTTCGCGAAAGCGGCAAGGATCAGGCGGCGCTGGCAAAACAGGCCAAGGAACTGTGGGCGGAGCACCCCTTTGCCGAGGGCGAGGCCGATCGCATGGTTCTGTCGGTCTCGCTACGGGCGGAGCAGGACGGAAACACCCGCTGGCACAAGGAATGGGTGATGGACACGACCGGCGGGCGCCACGGTTTCGCCCGGTTCCGGCTGAATGCGCTGGTGATGGCGCTCGCGGCGGAGGCGTTGCAGCGCGGTGCGATCGCGCCGGGTCTGCATATCGGCCCGACCGACCCGGAGCTGATCGCAGCGTGGCTGGTCGAAATCACCCATGAGGCCGGATATTCCCGACGCATCGATCATATGCGCGAGAAGGGCGCGTCCATCGGGCTGGCAAGCTGA
- a CDS encoding GFA family protein: protein MSSDKVDISGSCLCGGVRFEARQHDAPEMCHCSQCRKWAGHAWAAVGSKKLTIKGRKHLRWYRSSDDAERAFCAVCGSSLFWRQDGEKHIAISMGSIDPPTGMTLSGHIFTADKGDYYEIGDGLPQKKKG, encoded by the coding sequence ATGAGTTCAGACAAGGTTGATATCAGCGGTTCCTGTCTATGCGGCGGCGTCCGCTTCGAGGCAAGGCAACATGATGCGCCGGAAATGTGCCATTGCAGCCAGTGCCGGAAATGGGCCGGACATGCATGGGCAGCGGTCGGTTCGAAGAAACTGACCATCAAGGGCCGCAAGCATTTACGGTGGTATCGCTCCTCCGACGACGCCGAGCGGGCGTTCTGCGCCGTCTGCGGAAGCTCGCTGTTCTGGCGGCAGGATGGCGAGAAACATATCGCCATATCGATGGGCAGCATCGACCCGCCCACGGGAATGACATTATCCGGTCATATTTTCACGGCAGACAAGGGCGACTATTACGAAATCGGCGATGGTCTGCCGCAGAAGAAAAAGGGATGA
- a CDS encoding DUF2849 domain-containing protein — protein sequence MARKFKPVVISANDLFDGRVIYLTGKDEWADQLKEAELIVDEDRAKHRMAQALALSDHAVGVFLAPARPGADGKPEPGHPREAFRANGPSNYFHGKQAEA from the coding sequence ATGGCCCGCAAATTTAAGCCGGTTGTCATTTCAGCCAACGACCTTTTCGACGGTCGCGTCATTTATTTGACCGGCAAGGACGAATGGGCCGATCAGCTCAAAGAAGCGGAGCTGATCGTCGACGAAGACCGCGCGAAACACCGTATGGCACAGGCGCTGGCACTGTCGGATCACGCAGTTGGGGTGTTCCTCGCCCCCGCTCGTCCGGGTGCTGACGGCAAGCCCGAACCCGGCCACCCGCGCGAGGCATTCCGCGCCAATGGCCCCTCCAATTATTTCCACGGCAAGCAGGCAGAAGCGTAA
- a CDS encoding nitrite/sulfite reductase codes for MYHHSEFDRAFVVDRAKRFRDQVNRRIDGSLTEEEFRPLRLMNGVYLQLHAYMLRIAIPYGTINPDQMRRLAHIADRWDKGYGHFTTRQNIQFNWPKLVDIPDMLDSLAEVGMHAIQTSGNTIRNVTADHFSGAAADEIADPRPYAELIRQWSTDHPEFQFLPRKFKIAVSGSPNDRAVVKSHDIGLRMIEQDGQTGFEVSVGGGLGRTPLVGKVVRDFVPVADLLPYLEAILSAYNSVGRRDNKYKARLKIAVHELGIDHIRELVEARFAEIRPLFDGSDQEILAEIRKRFVSPELVQGRSTADYDAAYQADPIFRSWADTNLHDHKQADHAIVTISIKKQGATPGDATSDQMRVLADLAEKYGHGDLRISHEQNVVLPHIHRADLPAIHAALREADLATANIGLISDIIACPGMDYCALATARSIPIAQQIATRFYELKLEHEIGEMKIKISGCINACGHHHVGHIGILGLDRAGVENYQVTLGGDGTETMSVGERAGPGFSKDEIIPAIERLIYGYLDVREDADETFLQAYRRLGPAPFKAALYPAEEKAA; via the coding sequence ATGTATCACCATTCCGAATTCGACCGCGCCTTCGTCGTCGACCGCGCCAAGCGGTTCCGCGATCAGGTCAACCGCCGCATCGACGGCTCGTTGACCGAAGAAGAATTTCGCCCGCTCCGCCTGATGAACGGCGTTTATCTGCAGTTGCACGCCTATATGCTGCGGATTGCGATCCCCTACGGCACGATCAACCCCGACCAGATGCGTCGGCTGGCCCATATCGCGGATCGCTGGGACAAGGGTTACGGGCATTTCACCACCCGCCAGAATATCCAGTTCAACTGGCCGAAGCTGGTCGATATCCCGGATATGCTCGACAGTCTGGCGGAAGTGGGGATGCACGCCATCCAGACCTCCGGCAACACCATCCGCAACGTCACTGCCGACCATTTCTCCGGTGCCGCAGCGGATGAGATCGCCGATCCGCGCCCTTATGCCGAACTGATCCGCCAGTGGTCCACGGACCACCCGGAATTCCAGTTCCTGCCGCGCAAGTTCAAGATCGCCGTTTCCGGCAGCCCGAATGACCGCGCCGTGGTGAAATCCCACGATATCGGCCTGCGCATGATCGAGCAGGACGGTCAGACCGGGTTCGAGGTCTCCGTCGGCGGCGGTCTGGGCCGCACCCCTCTGGTCGGCAAGGTGGTCCGCGATTTCGTACCCGTCGCCGATCTGCTGCCCTATCTGGAGGCGATCCTGTCGGCCTATAACTCCGTCGGCCGCCGCGACAACAAGTATAAGGCGCGGCTGAAAATCGCCGTGCATGAGCTTGGCATTGACCATATTCGCGAGCTGGTTGAGGCGCGCTTTGCCGAAATCCGCCCGCTGTTCGACGGCTCCGATCAGGAAATCCTAGCGGAGATCCGCAAGCGCTTCGTCTCGCCGGAACTCGTGCAGGGCCGCAGCACGGCAGATTATGACGCGGCGTATCAGGCAGACCCGATTTTCCGCTCATGGGCCGATACCAACCTGCACGACCACAAGCAGGCCGACCACGCCATCGTCACCATCTCGATCAAGAAACAGGGCGCGACGCCGGGCGATGCGACCTCGGATCAGATGCGGGTGCTGGCTGATCTGGCCGAAAAATACGGCCACGGCGACCTGCGTATCAGCCATGAACAGAACGTGGTCCTGCCGCATATCCACCGGGCCGATCTGCCCGCCATCCACGCGGCGCTGCGCGAGGCGGATCTGGCGACGGCGAATATCGGGCTGATCAGCGACATCATCGCCTGCCCGGGCATGGATTACTGCGCACTGGCCACGGCGCGCTCGATCCCGATTGCCCAGCAAATCGCCACTCGCTTCTATGAGTTGAAGCTGGAGCATGAAATCGGCGAGATGAAAATCAAGATTTCCGGCTGCATCAATGCCTGCGGGCACCACCATGTCGGCCATATCGGGATCCTCGGCCTCGACCGGGCAGGGGTGGAGAACTATCAGGTCACCCTTGGCGGCGACGGCACCGAAACCATGAGCGTGGGTGAGCGCGCTGGCCCCGGTTTCTCGAAGGACGAAATCATCCCGGCAATCGAACGCCTGATCTACGGTTATCTGGACGTCCGCGAGGACGCTGACGAAACCTTCCTGCAGGCTTATCGCCGTCTGGGTCCGGCCCCGTTCAAGGCGGCGCTGTACCCGGCCGAGGAAAAGGCGGCCTGA
- a CDS encoding efflux RND transporter permease subunit: MARFFIDRPVFAWVISILIMGIGVLSILSLPVAQYPQIAPPSVSIRATYPGASAETVSNTVTQVIEQQMTGLDGMRYMSSSSTSAGSSSTTLTFETGTDVDIAQVQVQNKLSQATALLPQPVQRQGISVEKATSGFLMVIGLIGNEEYDQADLSDYMVTNLVDDLSRVEGIGSVQVFGAQYAMRIWLDPAKLAAYELAPSDVVAAVSAQNTQISAGSFGSQPTVEGQQLNATVTAQSLLSTPEEFRQIVLRAQENGGLVLLQDVARVEIGAESYVADALYNGRPSAGMALSLAPGANALDTAQRVKARMEEFAQFFPEGVEYVIPFDTSPFVEISIEEVVKTLIEAIALVFVVMYIFLQSWRATLIPTLAVPIVLLGTFGIMAAFGFTINTLTMLAMVLAIGLLVDDAIVVVENVERIMEEEGLSPREATHKSMGQITGALIGIALVLSAVFVPMAFFGGSTGVIYQQFAITIVSAMGLSVVVALTLTPALCASMLKPAHGKRGGLFGLFNRGFDSTTRGYTGAVGWLVRRPLRMLLVYVCMGAIMVTLFMRTPQGFLPEEDQGIMFVLIQAPTGATTERTQAVVDQVQEYFLTQEAEAVDSMFSVVGFSFAGQGQNVGMAFVRMKDWEERTSPALSVQAVAGRAYGALSQIRDAMVFPVVPPAVIELGNVSGFDFYLQARGGQTHEQLLEARNMMLGMAAQSELLTQTRPSGLEDASQYRLNIDWRKAGAMGINANDVANLLQVAWTGAYVNDFVDRGRIKKVYIQGEADSRAVPTDLDKWRVRNATGGLVPFSNFAEGEWTFGPQGLNRYNGVPSMQIQGSPVPGVSSGDAMAEVERLASQLPAGFNVAWTGLSLEERESGDQTMLLYALSLAAVFLCLAALYESWSIPLAVILVMPIGVLGALIGATVGGFDNGVFFQVGLLTVIGLTGKNAILIVEFAREQSEAGVPLFRAVVEAARQRFRPIIMTSIAFSLGVLPLALSTGAGAAGRNAIGMTVLGGTLAATIFGILFAPLFYTLMRRALGRKDKVDDEPEVVKA; the protein is encoded by the coding sequence ATGGCCCGTTTTTTTATTGATCGCCCGGTATTCGCATGGGTTATTTCGATCCTGATCATGGGGATCGGGGTGCTGTCGATCCTGTCGCTGCCGGTGGCACAATATCCGCAGATCGCCCCGCCCTCGGTCTCGATCCGCGCGACATATCCGGGGGCCTCGGCGGAAACCGTGTCGAACACGGTGACGCAGGTTATCGAGCAGCAGATGACCGGGCTGGACGGGATGCGCTATATGTCATCCAGCTCCACCTCCGCCGGGTCGTCGTCAACGACGCTGACTTTTGAGACCGGCACGGATGTCGATATCGCGCAGGTGCAGGTTCAGAACAAGCTGAGCCAGGCGACGGCGCTTCTGCCGCAGCCGGTGCAGCGTCAGGGTATTTCCGTCGAAAAGGCGACATCGGGGTTCCTGATGGTGATCGGCCTGATCGGCAACGAGGAATACGATCAGGCGGACCTGTCGGATTACATGGTGACAAACCTCGTCGACGATCTGAGCCGGGTGGAGGGGATCGGCTCCGTTCAGGTTTTCGGCGCGCAATACGCCATGCGGATCTGGCTGGATCCGGCGAAACTGGCGGCTTACGAGCTTGCGCCATCCGATGTGGTCGCGGCGGTTTCCGCGCAGAACACCCAGATCTCCGCAGGCTCGTTCGGGTCGCAACCGACGGTCGAGGGACAGCAGCTTAACGCGACAGTGACCGCTCAGTCGCTGCTTTCGACGCCGGAAGAATTCCGCCAGATCGTCCTGCGTGCGCAGGAAAATGGCGGGCTGGTGCTGTTGCAGGATGTCGCGCGGGTGGAAATCGGGGCGGAGTCCTATGTGGCGGACGCGCTGTATAACGGACGCCCCTCTGCCGGTATGGCGCTGAGCCTCGCGCCCGGGGCCAACGCGCTCGACACGGCGCAACGGGTCAAGGCCCGGATGGAGGAATTCGCGCAGTTCTTCCCCGAAGGCGTCGAATATGTCATCCCGTTCGACACCTCGCCCTTCGTGGAAATCTCCATCGAGGAGGTGGTCAAGACGCTGATCGAGGCCATCGCGCTGGTCTTTGTGGTGATGTATATTTTCCTGCAAAGCTGGCGGGCGACACTGATCCCGACGCTGGCGGTTCCGATCGTTCTCTTGGGGACGTTCGGGATCATGGCCGCGTTCGGCTTTACCATCAACACGCTGACCATGCTGGCGATGGTGCTGGCCATCGGTCTGCTGGTCGATGACGCCATCGTTGTGGTGGAGAACGTCGAGCGGATCATGGAGGAAGAGGGGCTGAGTCCGCGCGAGGCCACCCATAAATCCATGGGCCAGATCACCGGCGCGCTGATCGGGATCGCGCTGGTCTTGTCCGCCGTGTTCGTGCCGATGGCGTTTTTCGGCGGCTCGACGGGGGTGATCTATCAGCAATTCGCGATCACCATCGTCTCTGCAATGGGGCTGTCGGTTGTCGTGGCGCTGACCCTGACGCCGGCCCTCTGCGCGTCGATGCTGAAGCCTGCGCATGGCAAGCGGGGCGGGCTGTTCGGGCTGTTCAACCGGGGCTTTGATTCGACAACGCGCGGCTATACCGGCGCGGTCGGCTGGCTGGTCCGGCGACCCCTGCGGATGCTGCTGGTCTATGTCTGCATGGGCGCAATCATGGTGACGCTGTTCATGCGCACCCCGCAGGGTTTCCTGCCGGAGGAAGATCAGGGGATCATGTTCGTCCTGATCCAGGCGCCGACCGGGGCCACGACCGAACGCACGCAGGCCGTCGTCGATCAGGTTCAGGAATATTTCCTTACTCAGGAAGCCGAGGCCGTGGATTCGATGTTCAGCGTCGTCGGTTTCAGTTTCGCAGGTCAGGGCCAGAATGTCGGCATGGCATTCGTCCGGATGAAGGACTGGGAGGAACGGACCAGCCCCGCCCTGTCGGTGCAGGCCGTCGCCGGTCGCGCCTATGGCGCGCTGAGCCAGATCCGGGACGCAATGGTGTTCCCGGTGGTCCCGCCCGCGGTGATCGAGCTTGGCAACGTCTCGGGCTTCGATTTCTATCTTCAGGCGCGCGGCGGACAGACGCATGAGCAGCTTCTGGAAGCGCGCAATATGATGCTGGGCATGGCCGCGCAAAGCGAGCTGCTGACCCAGACCCGGCCCTCCGGTCTGGAAGATGCAAGCCAGTACCGGCTGAACATCGACTGGCGCAAGGCCGGGGCCATGGGGATCAACGCGAATGACGTCGCCAATCTGTTGCAGGTCGCCTGGACCGGCGCATATGTGAACGATTTCGTCGACCGTGGCCGGATCAAGAAGGTCTATATTCAGGGTGAGGCCGACAGCCGCGCCGTGCCGACCGATCTGGACAAGTGGCGGGTGCGCAACGCGACCGGGGGGCTGGTGCCGTTCTCCAACTTTGCGGAAGGGGAGTGGACCTTTGGGCCGCAGGGTCTGAACCGCTATAACGGCGTGCCTTCGATGCAGATACAGGGCAGTCCCGTGCCGGGCGTTAGCTCTGGGGATGCAATGGCGGAGGTGGAGCGTCTGGCGAGCCAGCTTCCCGCCGGGTTCAACGTCGCCTGGACCGGGCTGTCGCTGGAGGAACGGGAATCGGGCGATCAGACGATGCTGCTTTATGCGCTGTCGCTGGCCGCCGTGTTCCTGTGTCTCGCAGCACTTTACGAAAGCTGGTCAATCCCGCTGGCGGTCATATTGGTGATGCCCATCGGGGTTCTGGGCGCGTTGATTGGCGCAACGGTTGGCGGCTTTGACAACGGGGTGTTCTTTCAGGTCGGGCTGCTGACGGTGATCGGTCTGACCGGCAAGAACGCCATTCTGATCGTGGAATTTGCCCGGGAGCAATCGGAGGCGGGTGTGCCGCTGTTCCGCGCCGTGGTCGAGGCGGCGCGACAGCGTTTCCGTCCGATCATAATGACCTCCATCGCGTTTTCGCTGGGTGTTCTGCCGCTGGCATTGTCCACGGGCGCTGGCGCGGCTGGCCGGAACGCGATTGGTATGACGGTGCTGGGCGGGACGCTTGCCGCGACGATCTTCGGCATCCTGTTCGCGCCGCTGTTCTATACGCTGATGCGGCGTGCGCTTGGCCGGAAGGACAAAGTCGACGATGAGCCGGAAGTGGTGAAGGCGTAG
- a CDS encoding nitronate monooxygenase family protein, with product MSLPPVLSQLRIPVIGSPMFIVSNPELVIAQCKAGIVGSFPALNAREKDGEPIQLEAWLTRINEELDRHNQANPDAPAAPFAVNQIVHRSNGRLERDIEICVKQKVPLWITSLGARPEVNEAAHSVGGVVLHDIINNHFARKAIEKGADGLIAVAAGAGGHAGMQSPFALIQEIREWFDGPLALSGSIATGRAVLAAQAAGADLAYIGSPFIATEEANAVPEYKQMICDSGAEDIVYSSLFTGVHGNYLKPSIRNAGMDPDNLEQADASSMNFGEGRSKPKAWSAIWGAGQGIGAIDRVRPAAEYIDLLAQQYAEAKQAITA from the coding sequence ATGTCGTTGCCGCCCGTCCTGTCCCAACTCCGCATTCCGGTCATCGGGTCACCGATGTTCATCGTTTCGAACCCGGAACTGGTCATTGCGCAATGCAAGGCCGGCATCGTCGGCAGCTTCCCGGCGCTGAACGCGCGCGAGAAGGATGGCGAGCCGATCCAGCTTGAGGCTTGGCTGACCCGGATCAACGAAGAACTCGACCGGCATAATCAGGCCAATCCCGATGCGCCTGCCGCGCCCTTCGCCGTGAACCAGATCGTGCATCGCTCGAATGGCCGGCTGGAACGCGACATCGAGATCTGCGTGAAGCAGAAGGTGCCGCTGTGGATCACCTCGCTCGGTGCCCGGCCCGAGGTGAACGAGGCCGCGCATTCCGTCGGCGGGGTGGTGCTGCACGACATCATCAACAACCACTTCGCCCGCAAGGCCATCGAAAAGGGCGCGGACGGTCTGATCGCCGTGGCCGCCGGGGCAGGGGGCCATGCCGGAATGCAGTCGCCCTTTGCGCTCATTCAGGAGATTCGCGAGTGGTTCGACGGTCCCCTTGCGCTGTCTGGTTCCATCGCCACGGGTCGCGCGGTGCTGGCGGCACAGGCTGCAGGCGCGGATCTGGCCTATATCGGCAGCCCCTTCATCGCGACGGAAGAGGCCAATGCGGTTCCGGAATACAAGCAGATGATCTGCGATTCCGGGGCGGAGGACATCGTCTATTCCTCGCTGTTCACCGGCGTCCACGGGAACTACCTGAAGCCATCGATCCGCAATGCCGGGATGGACCCGGACAATCTGGAACAGGCCGATGCGTCGAGCATGAATTTCGGAGAGGGCCGGTCGAAGCCCAAGGCATGGAGCGCGATCTGGGGTGCGGGGCAGGGGATCGGCGCGATTGACCGGGTGCGTCCCGCAGCCGAATATATCGACCTCCTCGCTCAGCAATATGCCGAGGCAAAACAGGCCATCACAGCCTGA
- a CDS encoding GAF domain-containing protein, whose product MRVDYVELAARIASLTEGEDDEVALMATLACEIHHSDERFDWTGFYRVTAPDLLKIGPYQGGHGCLVIPFSRGVCGAAARTGEVQLVPDVEAFPGHIACAASTRSELVIPVFGADRRLIGVLDIDSDTPNAFSQHDAEPLQDILHRVFGGV is encoded by the coding sequence ATGCGTGTCGATTATGTAGAGCTGGCGGCGAGGATTGCTTCGCTGACCGAGGGTGAGGATGACGAAGTAGCGCTGATGGCGACGCTGGCGTGCGAGATCCACCATTCCGATGAACGGTTCGACTGGACCGGGTTTTATCGCGTCACGGCACCTGACCTGCTGAAGATCGGGCCATATCAGGGCGGGCATGGCTGTCTGGTCATTCCGTTCTCACGCGGCGTTTGTGGCGCGGCGGCGCGGACGGGTGAGGTTCAGCTCGTCCCGGATGTGGAGGCTTTTCCGGGTCACATCGCCTGCGCCGCATCGACGCGTTCGGAACTTGTGATCCCGGTTTTCGGCGCGGACAGGCGGCTGATCGGGGTGTTGGATATCGACAGCGACACGCCGAATGCATTTTCCCAGCATGATGCCGAGCCGCTGCAGGACATTCTGCATCGCGTCTTCGGCGGAGTTTGA